GGGCGGACATGGGCATCATGTACAACCCGGCCAAGAACAATATCACCAAACCCGAGGATCTTGTGGGGAAGACAGTCGGCGTTCAGACTGGCACGACAGGAGAGACTTCCGCCAAGCTGATTGCGGGTGTCAAGGTCAATTCCTACCCCGACATCCAGCTTGCCACCCTCGACCTCGAGAATGGCAAGACCGACGCTGTGGTGAATGACTATCCTGTGTGCACGGCCTATGCCAGCACACATCCTGCATTGAAGGTTCTCAATACTACTTCGATAGCCGGCCAGGACCTGACGCAGCTGTATGGTATCGCCGTGCGGAAGGATGATACCCAACTCAAGAGCGACATCGATGCGGCCCTCCGCAAAGTGGTTGCGGATGGGACGTACGCGACTCTCTACCGCA
The Coprothermobacter sp. genome window above contains:
- a CDS encoding basic amino acid ABC transporter substrate-binding protein, translated to ADMGIMYNPAKNNITKPEDLVGKTVGVQTGTTGETSAKLIAGVKVNSYPDIQLATLDLENGKTDAVVNDYPVCTAYASTHPALKVLNTTSIAGQDLTQLYGIAVRKDDTQLKSDIDAALRKVVADGTYATLYRKYFFADPPYLPK